From Psychrobacillus sp. FSL K6-2836, a single genomic window includes:
- the sufU gene encoding Fe-S cluster assembly sulfur transfer protein SufU: MSSNLDQLYRRVIMDHYKNPRNKGSIEDGALTIDMNNPTCGDRIHLTLQVEDGKIQNAKFDGEGCSISMASASMMTQAVKGKSVEEALQLSSTFSEMMLGKDYDDSIELEDIEALSGVSQFPARIKCATLAWKAMEKGVSEEKE, translated from the coding sequence ATGTCTTCTAATTTAGATCAACTTTATCGTCGTGTGATTATGGATCATTACAAAAATCCTCGTAACAAAGGTAGTATTGAGGATGGAGCTTTAACAATTGATATGAATAATCCTACTTGTGGGGACCGCATTCATTTAACACTTCAAGTGGAAGATGGTAAAATACAAAATGCGAAATTTGATGGAGAAGGATGCTCTATTTCTATGGCATCTGCATCCATGATGACACAAGCAGTTAAAGGAAAATCTGTAGAGGAAGCTCTACAACTTTCTAGTACTTTTTCAGAAATGATGCTAGGGAAAGATTATGATGATTCTATTGAGCTTGAAGATATAGAAGCATTAAGTGGTGTTTCTCAGTTTCCAGCACGTATCAAGTGTGCAACGTTAGCTTGGAAGGCAATGGAAAAAGGCGTTTCAGAAGAAAAAGAATAA
- the sufB gene encoding Fe-S cluster assembly protein SufB — protein MAKKMPEIGDYKYGFHDKDVSIFRSKRGLTKEIVEEISRMKSEPQWMLDYRLKALEIFYSKPMPQWGGDLGSLNFDEITYYVKPSEQTETSWDEVPDEIKATFDKLGIPEAEQKYLAGVSAQYESEVVYHNMKQELQDLGIVFKDTDSALRENEDLFKKHWGTVIPSSDNKFSALNSAVWSGGSFIYVPPGVKVETPLQAYFRINSENMGQFERTLIIVDEGASVHYVEGCTAPVYTTNSLHSAVVEIIIKKDAYCRYTTIQNWANNVYNLVTKRAVCDANATMEWIDGNIGSKLTMKYPAVILKGEGARGMTLSIAIAGKGQHQDAGAKMMHLAPNTSSTIVSKSISKQGGKVTYRGIVHFGRKATGARANIECDTLIMDNQSTSDTIPYNEILNDNISLEHEAKVSKVSEEQLFYLMSRGLSEEEATEMIVMGFIEPFTKELPMEYAVEMNRLIKFEMEGSIG, from the coding sequence ATGGCAAAAAAAATGCCTGAAATTGGTGATTACAAATATGGTTTCCACGATAAAGACGTATCCATTTTCCGTTCTAAACGTGGATTAACGAAAGAAATCGTAGAAGAAATATCACGTATGAAATCAGAACCACAATGGATGTTAGATTATCGCTTAAAAGCTTTAGAAATTTTTTACTCAAAACCAATGCCACAATGGGGTGGAGATTTAGGGTCTTTAAATTTCGACGAGATTACGTATTATGTAAAGCCTTCTGAACAAACAGAAACTTCATGGGATGAAGTGCCAGATGAAATCAAAGCTACATTTGATAAATTAGGTATTCCAGAAGCTGAGCAAAAATATCTTGCAGGTGTTTCTGCACAGTACGAATCAGAAGTTGTATACCATAATATGAAGCAAGAGCTTCAAGACTTAGGAATTGTATTTAAAGATACAGATTCAGCACTTCGTGAAAATGAAGATCTTTTCAAAAAGCACTGGGGTACAGTAATTCCTTCATCAGACAATAAGTTTTCAGCACTTAACTCAGCGGTATGGTCGGGTGGATCATTTATCTATGTACCACCAGGTGTGAAAGTGGAAACTCCACTGCAAGCATACTTCCGTATTAACTCTGAAAACATGGGTCAATTTGAACGTACGCTAATTATTGTAGACGAAGGCGCATCTGTACATTATGTTGAAGGATGTACTGCTCCTGTTTACACAACAAACTCACTTCATAGTGCAGTTGTTGAAATCATCATTAAAAAAGATGCTTATTGCCGTTACACTACAATCCAAAACTGGGCAAACAACGTTTATAACTTAGTTACAAAACGTGCAGTTTGTGATGCAAACGCAACAATGGAATGGATTGACGGAAATATTGGATCAAAATTAACGATGAAATATCCAGCTGTTATCTTAAAAGGTGAAGGCGCTCGTGGTATGACGCTTTCAATCGCAATTGCTGGTAAAGGTCAACATCAAGATGCTGGTGCGAAAATGATGCACTTAGCTCCGAATACTTCATCTACTATTGTTTCTAAATCTATTTCGAAACAAGGTGGTAAGGTAACTTATCGTGGTATCGTTCATTTTGGACGTAAAGCTACAGGTGCTCGTGCAAATATCGAATGTGATACATTGATCATGGATAATCAGTCTACTTCTGATACAATCCCTTACAACGAAATCTTGAATGATAATATTTCTTTAGAACATGAAGCAAAAGTTTCAAAAGTATCTGAAGAACAATTATTCTACCTGATGAGTCGTGGGTTAAGTGAAGAAGAAGCAACTGAAATGATCGTAATGGGCTTCATCGAACCATTTACAAAAGAACTTCCAATGGAATACGCAGTAGAAATGAACCGTCTGATTAAATTCGAGATGGAAGGTTCTATTGGTTAA
- a CDS encoding DUF3891 family protein has protein sequence MIVYKREDSYVMITQDDHAQVSKQIAEHCKDDFYYGSKDNEEVILAIQEHDRGWIDPDKSPLWNDKSEEPFSFIDYPTDLKISFYEKGLDEVEGMGKYACLLCSLHYSSFVQDAEEPAVREFWNIEKQRQDRLYDELGIIGNEEKKKTLMYHLDLLKFSDFLSLYICLHEPGNNKKKHPFFKNGFPQMFLFATEEPIIASWENEELISLSFSPLKSKLVVKLPYKEVMKEQIEKDGLLQAFKDTPVTIREVTFK, from the coding sequence ATGATTGTATATAAACGAGAAGATAGCTATGTAATGATTACTCAGGATGATCATGCGCAAGTTTCAAAGCAGATAGCCGAACATTGTAAGGATGATTTTTATTATGGTTCTAAAGATAACGAAGAAGTAATACTAGCGATTCAGGAGCATGACCGTGGTTGGATAGATCCAGATAAGTCTCCGCTTTGGAATGATAAGTCAGAGGAGCCTTTCTCTTTTATTGATTATCCTACTGACCTTAAAATTTCTTTTTATGAAAAAGGATTGGATGAGGTGGAGGGAATGGGTAAGTATGCTTGTTTATTGTGTAGTTTACATTATTCTTCATTCGTTCAAGATGCTGAAGAACCCGCAGTTCGAGAATTTTGGAATATTGAAAAGCAAAGACAGGATCGACTTTATGATGAATTAGGAATAATCGGGAATGAGGAGAAGAAAAAGACATTAATGTATCATTTGGATCTGTTAAAATTCTCCGATTTCCTCTCATTATATATTTGTTTACATGAACCAGGAAATAATAAGAAGAAGCATCCTTTTTTCAAAAATGGATTTCCACAGATGTTTTTATTTGCTACGGAAGAGCCAATTATAGCAAGTTGGGAAAACGAAGAACTTATTTCCCTATCATTCTCCCCTTTGAAGAGCAAACTAGTTGTAAAACTGCCTTATAAAGAAGTAATGAAGGAACAGATTGAGAAGGATGGCCTCTTACAGGCTTTTAAGGATACTCCAGTTACTATTAGAGAAGTGACGTTCAAATGA
- a CDS encoding FAD-dependent monooxygenase gives MSLRIAHYAYLKQREELNIVKVDVCIVGAGPGGALLAYLLARKNVSVVLIERTNQIGKTFRGEHLNEEGEAILKKYNLFDEVEKLGLLRMEKLEYWQDGKLYKTILPDSAVGHLGIHVPQAHLLHVLLAAAEQYPTFQLMLSTKVEELLQDEDGTYTGVSASQNDEKVFIESELVIGADGRNSTVRKKANLDVTTRKHGYDLLWARIPAPEKWEPSIKMALIGDKQISLFTQAKGYIQIGWNIEEGSFVALRKQPFTPFIEQLIVAFPELEQTVRENIISWKDFVLLDVYSSTSENWGKKGVALIGDAVHTMTPTGAFGLNSALKDADYFASLIDKNTITQLNTADCASVRKKEVAKIQAIQVEKEQSFASQFVVMV, from the coding sequence GTGTCGTTACGAATAGCCCATTACGCTTATTTGAAGCAAAGGGAGGAATTAAATATAGTGAAAGTAGATGTATGTATCGTAGGTGCAGGTCCAGGGGGAGCACTTCTTGCTTATTTATTGGCTAGGAAGAATGTTTCTGTTGTGTTAATAGAGCGAACAAATCAAATTGGTAAAACGTTTCGTGGAGAGCATTTAAATGAAGAAGGCGAAGCTATTTTAAAAAAATATAATTTATTTGACGAAGTGGAAAAACTCGGTCTCTTACGAATGGAGAAGCTTGAGTATTGGCAAGATGGTAAGCTTTATAAAACAATCTTACCAGATTCAGCAGTCGGACATCTTGGTATTCATGTTCCTCAAGCGCATTTGTTGCATGTATTATTAGCAGCAGCTGAGCAATACCCAACGTTTCAACTAATGTTGAGTACGAAGGTGGAGGAACTACTGCAGGATGAAGATGGGACTTATACGGGTGTCTCAGCTTCACAGAATGATGAAAAAGTGTTCATTGAAAGTGAACTAGTTATTGGTGCTGATGGCCGTAATTCTACTGTTCGTAAAAAAGCGAATCTAGATGTAACTACTCGTAAACATGGATATGATTTGCTTTGGGCAAGAATTCCAGCACCAGAAAAATGGGAACCTTCTATTAAAATGGCCTTAATTGGTGATAAACAAATTTCCCTTTTTACCCAAGCAAAAGGTTATATTCAAATTGGTTGGAATATTGAAGAAGGTTCATTTGTAGCACTTAGAAAACAGCCTTTTACACCATTTATCGAGCAGCTGATTGTTGCATTTCCAGAACTTGAACAAACAGTGCGCGAAAATATTATATCGTGGAAGGATTTCGTTCTATTAGATGTGTATAGTAGCACTAGTGAAAACTGGGGAAAAAAAGGAGTCGCATTAATCGGAGATGCAGTTCATACGATGACACCTACTGGGGCATTTGGATTAAATAGTGCTTTGAAGGATGCGGATTATTTCGCTTCATTGATCGATAAAAATACAATTACCCAGCTTAATACTGCTGATTGTGCCTCAGTTCGGAAAAAAGAAGTGGCTAAAATTCAAGCTATTCAAGTAGAAAAAGAACAATCTTTTGCTTCTCAATTTGTTGTGATGGTTTAA
- a CDS encoding DUF72 domain-containing protein — translation MIQIGLTGWGDHPDLYVSSAKERLQDYSAHFPVVELDAAFYAIQPIKNSIKWIKETPDNFQFVVKAYQGITGHLRGDFPFDSLDEMFELYRQSIMPFKESGKLSMILAQFPPWFQCNKESVQYIRKVREELKDFDVVVEFRHQSWYAPEYKDSTLQFLKENHLHHSVCDEPQAGDGSIPLVPIATTNKVLVRLHGRNTYGWINPGNNVKWREVRYLYDYNKEELSSIKNVCEQLEKLANEVVVLFNNNSGGHAASNAKTFQNMLGLNFEGLAPKQLDLFEGDF, via the coding sequence ATGATTCAAATCGGCCTAACCGGTTGGGGAGATCATCCAGATTTGTACGTATCCTCCGCAAAGGAAAGATTACAAGATTACAGTGCACACTTTCCCGTCGTGGAATTAGATGCGGCATTTTACGCAATTCAACCGATAAAAAATAGTATAAAGTGGATTAAAGAAACTCCAGATAATTTTCAATTTGTTGTGAAAGCATATCAAGGAATAACTGGTCATTTACGAGGTGATTTTCCTTTTGATTCGCTTGACGAAATGTTTGAATTATATAGACAATCAATTATGCCATTTAAAGAATCAGGGAAGCTGTCCATGATACTTGCGCAATTTCCGCCTTGGTTCCAATGTAATAAGGAAAGTGTACAATATATACGTAAAGTAAGAGAAGAGTTAAAGGATTTTGATGTGGTTGTTGAGTTTCGTCATCAATCCTGGTATGCTCCAGAATACAAAGACTCCACACTTCAATTTTTGAAGGAAAATCATCTTCATCATAGCGTTTGTGATGAACCACAGGCAGGTGATGGCAGTATTCCTTTAGTTCCGATTGCCACTACAAATAAGGTGCTAGTTCGGTTGCATGGTAGAAATACATATGGGTGGATAAATCCGGGCAATAATGTGAAGTGGAGAGAAGTAAGGTACTTATATGATTACAATAAAGAAGAACTTTCTTCTATTAAAAATGTTTGTGAACAACTAGAAAAACTGGCAAATGAAGTTGTCGTCTTGTTTAATAATAACTCTGGTGGGCATGCGGCAAGCAATGCAAAAACATTCCAGAACATGCTAGGATTAAATTTTGAAGGACTTGCTCCAAAACAATTAGATTTATTTGAAGGAGATTTTTAA
- a CDS encoding sulfite exporter TauE/SafE family protein, which produces MEWIILAVSGLFSGIVGALVGLGGGVILVPATLFFGATLGMIPNITPQSVVGLSVIMMIFTGLSSTLSYMKTKTVDFKSGFIFFIGSIPGTILGAFVNKGLDLPSFNLYFGILLVILSTLLLVRDRLKPVRWFVENGKKKTFNDGDKTYVYGYPIWFALLLTFGVGFASGLFGIGGGSIIVPAMILLFLFPPHVAVGTSMFMVFLSAMVNSVTHISLGNVPWLYTIPVIPAAYIGAKIGAKLNKKLNSDTLVLALRIVLLLLGIRSIIDGLL; this is translated from the coding sequence ATGGAATGGATTATACTTGCAGTTAGTGGTCTTTTCTCAGGAATTGTCGGAGCATTGGTTGGCCTTGGTGGAGGCGTCATTTTAGTACCAGCTACACTGTTTTTTGGCGCAACTCTTGGTATGATACCAAATATTACGCCGCAGAGTGTAGTTGGACTGTCTGTTATTATGATGATATTTACGGGACTGTCCTCTACATTATCCTATATGAAGACTAAAACAGTTGACTTTAAAAGTGGGTTTATTTTCTTTATCGGTAGTATTCCTGGAACCATACTTGGTGCATTTGTGAACAAAGGATTGGATTTGCCTTCATTTAACTTATATTTTGGTATTTTACTTGTTATCTTATCCACTTTGTTGTTAGTTCGAGATCGCCTAAAACCAGTTCGATGGTTTGTGGAAAATGGGAAAAAGAAAACCTTTAATGATGGCGATAAAACATATGTATACGGATATCCCATTTGGTTTGCATTATTATTAACTTTTGGTGTTGGTTTTGCATCAGGTCTATTTGGTATTGGCGGGGGATCTATTATCGTACCTGCGATGATTTTATTATTCCTATTCCCACCTCATGTAGCAGTTGGTACGTCTATGTTTATGGTGTTTTTATCAGCAATGGTGAATTCTGTTACGCATATATCATTAGGAAATGTACCTTGGTTATATACAATTCCAGTAATTCCCGCTGCTTATATTGGAGCAAAAATAGGAGCAAAGTTAAACAAAAAGCTGAATTCTGATACACTTGTGTTGGCTTTACGAATTGTACTTCTATTATTAGGTATACGATCTATTATAGATGGACTACTATAA
- a CDS encoding bifunctional metallophosphatase/5'-nucleotidase, translated as MRETIYIYHTNDLHSHLENWPAIHQFLSDSRKKHGAQASHLTLDIGDHLDRSNIFTEGTLGKGNVRLLNEAHYDYVTIGNNEGITLSHEDLESLYIEANFEVIVSNFTDLEGNIPPWVLPFKIHVTPTGIKIGIVAATADYGIYYEKLGWHVQEPIPRLKGVCEALRPQVDVLICMSHLGMSQDEIISLEIPQVDLILGSHTHHAFEEGKVIGSSLQAATGKFGMNVGLVTLEFDHAAGAIQSKKAVLFPIEALSVPMNAKDSQLAWENEGIAEMSSIAFYNSSILKKEWFMESDLSHFFGKALLSFTNANCAMFPAGIFLKDLQQGPITARDLHQCLPHPINPCVITLTGTELLEVIRTAKNEKWPKLEVKGLGFRGNFLGAILYEQLQELEDGSVLVDEKPLEHENIYTLATLDMFTFGYFFPSLKFAPKQYFMPEMIRDVVKWYGQYEKNEYKS; from the coding sequence ATGAGAGAGACGATTTATATATACCATACAAATGATTTGCATAGTCATCTAGAAAATTGGCCTGCTATTCATCAATTTCTCTCAGATAGTCGGAAAAAACATGGTGCACAGGCTTCTCACTTAACCTTAGATATTGGAGATCATCTGGATCGTTCGAATATATTTACGGAGGGTACTTTGGGAAAGGGGAATGTGCGTCTGTTAAATGAAGCCCATTACGATTATGTAACGATTGGAAATAATGAGGGGATCACTCTAAGCCATGAAGACTTGGAATCCTTATACATAGAGGCTAATTTTGAAGTTATCGTCTCCAATTTTACTGATTTGGAAGGGAATATTCCACCGTGGGTATTACCCTTTAAAATACATGTGACACCGACAGGTATTAAAATAGGAATTGTTGCGGCAACTGCAGATTACGGCATTTACTATGAAAAATTAGGTTGGCATGTTCAAGAACCGATTCCACGTCTAAAAGGGGTATGTGAAGCACTTCGTCCACAAGTGGATGTTCTTATTTGCATGTCTCACTTAGGAATGTCACAGGATGAAATAATTTCGTTGGAAATTCCGCAGGTGGATTTGATTTTGGGGTCGCATACTCATCACGCATTTGAAGAAGGAAAGGTAATCGGTAGTTCGTTGCAAGCCGCTACAGGTAAATTTGGTATGAATGTTGGGCTTGTGACGTTGGAATTTGACCATGCAGCAGGAGCAATCCAATCGAAGAAAGCAGTGCTATTTCCTATTGAGGCACTGTCAGTCCCAATGAACGCAAAAGATTCACAGTTAGCTTGGGAAAATGAAGGAATAGCTGAAATGTCTAGTATTGCTTTTTACAACTCATCCATATTGAAAAAGGAATGGTTTATGGAATCTGATTTATCTCATTTCTTCGGAAAAGCATTACTTTCCTTTACTAATGCAAACTGTGCGATGTTTCCGGCGGGTATCTTCTTAAAGGACCTACAGCAGGGGCCAATTACTGCGAGAGACTTACATCAATGTTTGCCGCACCCTATTAATCCATGTGTTATTACTTTAACCGGTACAGAGCTACTCGAAGTTATTCGAACAGCGAAAAATGAAAAATGGCCAAAGCTTGAAGTAAAGGGGCTAGGTTTTAGAGGTAACTTTCTTGGAGCAATACTATACGAACAGCTTCAAGAGCTAGAAGATGGTTCAGTGTTAGTCGATGAAAAGCCACTTGAGCATGAAAACATATATACGTTGGCAACTTTAGATATGTTTACATTTGGTTACTTTTTTCCTTCATTAAAGTTTGCTCCAAAACAATACTTTATGCCCGAAATGATTCGAGATGTCGTAAAATGGTATGGACAGTATGAAAAAAATGAATATAAGTCATGA
- the yunB gene encoding sporulation protein YunB yields the protein MFYRKKKKRFTFFTNQRKLAIFLTCFMLSVGGLIYYINKQLNATYLEYAEVQTTKIASMVINKAINSRISNTLDVNDIIEEVPSDSTTMVTTRFNTEIINRILSDTNQLVQSHLEQAEQGNFSSLPYLDDIEYDKQTMEDQGGVVFFVPMGQAANIPIIGNLGPKIPIRFHVIGNVQSNVVPSITKFGINNAYVEVNIHITVNVQIIVPLASKMSTVEQSIPVAMGIVQGQVPYIYTGGDGDAAPSIEVPLPLPEK from the coding sequence TTGTTCTATCGAAAGAAAAAAAAGCGATTTACTTTCTTTACTAATCAGCGTAAATTAGCCATTTTTTTAACTTGTTTTATGTTATCAGTTGGAGGACTCATCTATTATATTAATAAGCAGTTGAATGCTACCTACTTGGAATATGCAGAAGTTCAAACAACTAAAATAGCATCCATGGTAATAAATAAAGCGATTAACTCAAGAATTTCGAATACGCTCGATGTAAATGACATAATCGAAGAGGTGCCATCAGATAGTACTACAATGGTCACTACTCGATTTAATACAGAAATAATAAATCGTATACTATCTGATACAAATCAGCTTGTTCAGTCTCATTTAGAACAGGCTGAGCAGGGTAACTTTTCAAGTCTACCTTATTTAGATGACATCGAGTACGATAAACAAACGATGGAGGATCAGGGGGGAGTCGTATTTTTCGTTCCGATGGGGCAAGCGGCGAATATCCCCATCATTGGAAACTTAGGTCCGAAAATTCCTATACGCTTTCACGTCATTGGTAATGTACAATCAAATGTAGTGCCTTCAATTACTAAATTTGGTATTAATAATGCGTATGTTGAAGTCAATATCCATATTACGGTAAACGTACAAATAATTGTTCCTCTAGCAAGTAAAATGAGTACGGTTGAACAGAGTATCCCGGTTGCAATGGGGATTGTTCAAGGCCAGGTTCCATATATATACACAGGTGGCGACGGGGATGCAGCTCCATCAATAGAAGTACCACTACCATTACCAGAAAAATAA
- a CDS encoding Na+/H+ antiporter NhaC family protein, translating to MENTIFSILPPLLAIVMVLVTKRVLLSLGVGIVSAALLVENFSPVDSLIILWDSFITSFWDNGLNMYNIYILSFILLLGVVTAMVSLSGGSTAFAAWAVKRIRTNRGSKLLTAFLGIIIFVDDYFNALAVGQIARPITDSHRVSRAKLAYFIDSTSAPVCVVSPVSSWGAFLISQLGVIFATYAVTDYTPLQAFLIMAPMNFYVIAALAMVFFIAWTDNDLGEMKKHEKRAKETGVLFDPNKSNPGDLQGNFPENNYGKVNDLILPIVSLIGITLVSMFWTGYQASGKVMNLFVIFENTDVPLSLFIGGIVSSILAILLYTRQLKRNPEANAGLIGKAIISGINSMLPAICILIFAWALSFLINALGTGEFLAKIVTENNIPVGIIPFLLFVLTAFMAFATGSSWGSFGILIPIGASIIMVVEPELLLPVLAAVLAGAVFGDHCSPISDTTIMSATGAGVNVIDHVMTQLPYAIISAVIAAIGYLILGLTGSVIFGFITVVVILILFFSIWSLKGKKVV from the coding sequence TTGGAAAATACGATATTTTCAATTTTACCACCACTACTAGCGATTGTAATGGTGCTTGTGACGAAGAGGGTTTTATTATCATTGGGGGTCGGAATCGTTTCGGCAGCTCTATTAGTAGAAAACTTTTCACCCGTTGATTCACTAATCATTCTTTGGGATTCCTTTATCACGTCGTTTTGGGATAATGGATTGAATATGTATAATATTTATATATTGTCTTTTATCTTGCTGCTTGGAGTAGTTACAGCGATGGTCAGCTTATCAGGAGGAAGTACTGCGTTTGCAGCGTGGGCAGTCAAACGTATTAGAACGAATCGTGGTTCAAAACTATTAACTGCCTTTTTAGGTATTATTATTTTTGTAGACGATTATTTTAATGCACTTGCTGTTGGACAAATTGCCCGTCCAATCACAGATTCTCACCGAGTATCACGTGCAAAGCTAGCTTATTTTATCGACTCTACATCAGCACCAGTTTGTGTAGTTTCTCCAGTTTCTAGTTGGGGAGCTTTTCTAATAAGTCAGTTAGGTGTTATTTTCGCTACTTATGCAGTAACAGACTATACACCACTTCAGGCATTTCTGATAATGGCCCCGATGAATTTCTATGTTATTGCTGCACTTGCAATGGTATTTTTTATAGCATGGACAGACAATGACTTAGGTGAGATGAAAAAACATGAAAAACGTGCAAAAGAAACAGGAGTGCTTTTTGATCCCAATAAATCAAATCCAGGTGATTTACAAGGTAATTTCCCGGAAAATAATTATGGAAAAGTGAATGATTTAATCTTACCAATTGTATCGTTAATAGGTATAACACTTGTTTCAATGTTTTGGACAGGGTACCAGGCTTCAGGAAAAGTAATGAACTTATTTGTTATTTTTGAGAATACAGACGTTCCACTTTCTTTATTTATAGGTGGAATTGTATCGAGTATATTAGCGATTCTGTTATACACTCGTCAATTAAAGAGAAATCCAGAAGCAAATGCTGGGTTAATAGGGAAAGCGATTATATCTGGTATTAATTCAATGTTACCAGCTATTTGTATTTTAATATTTGCTTGGGCTCTTTCATTTTTAATAAATGCACTGGGAACAGGAGAGTTTTTAGCTAAAATCGTTACGGAAAATAATATTCCAGTCGGTATAATTCCTTTCTTATTATTTGTTTTAACCGCTTTTATGGCGTTTGCAACTGGTTCCTCATGGGGATCATTCGGTATTTTAATACCAATTGGTGCAAGCATCATTATGGTCGTAGAACCGGAATTATTACTTCCTGTTTTAGCTGCAGTTTTAGCAGGTGCAGTTTTTGGTGATCATTGTTCACCAATTTCTGATACTACCATTATGTCAGCAACAGGTGCAGGAGTTAACGTAATTGACCATGTAATGACACAGTTACCTTATGCTATTATTAGTGCTGTCATTGCAGCAATTGGTTATTTAATATTGGGTCTTACTGGATCCGTTATTTTTGGATTTATAACGGTAGTCGTCATCCTAATCTTATTTTTCTCTATCTGGAGTCTCAAAGGTAAAAAAGTAGTTTAG
- the lipA gene encoding lipoyl synthase, with the protein MTSCKPTKTEHQRKPEWLKIKLNTNDEYKGLKKLMRENNLNTVCEEAKCPNIHECWGSRRTATFMILGAICTRACRFCAVKTGLPNELDLAEPERVADSVVIMNLKHVVVTAVARDDLKDGGSEVFAETIRAIRRKNPFTSIEVLPSDMGGIEQNIRNIMDAKPDILNHNIETVRRLTPRVRARAKYDRSLELLRRAKEMQPSIPTKSSLMLGLGETHEEILEVMDDLRANNVDIMTIGQYLQPTKKHLPVLKYYSPAEFGELRKIAMSKGFSHCEAGPLVRSSYHADEQVNAAAKQRQLQGEELLATPNS; encoded by the coding sequence ATGACATCGTGTAAACCAACGAAAACAGAGCACCAAAGAAAACCAGAGTGGCTAAAAATCAAGTTAAATACGAACGATGAATACAAGGGTCTAAAAAAGTTAATGCGTGAAAATAATTTAAATACGGTATGTGAGGAAGCAAAATGTCCAAATATACATGAGTGCTGGGGTTCACGTAGAACAGCTACATTTATGATTTTAGGAGCTATTTGCACACGAGCTTGCCGTTTTTGTGCAGTAAAAACTGGACTACCTAATGAATTAGATTTAGCTGAACCAGAAAGAGTTGCTGATTCGGTTGTTATTATGAATTTAAAACATGTAGTTGTAACAGCAGTTGCTCGGGATGATTTAAAAGATGGTGGTTCTGAAGTTTTTGCTGAAACGATCCGAGCGATTCGCCGAAAAAATCCTTTTACTTCAATAGAAGTTTTGCCTTCTGATATGGGTGGAATTGAGCAAAATATCCGTAATATTATGGATGCAAAACCCGATATCCTTAACCATAATATTGAAACAGTTCGTCGACTGACTCCTAGAGTTCGTGCAAGAGCTAAATACGATCGTTCACTAGAGCTACTACGTCGAGCAAAAGAAATGCAACCAAGCATTCCGACAAAATCGTCACTAATGTTGGGTTTAGGAGAAACACATGAAGAGATACTAGAAGTGATGGATGACCTTCGCGCTAACAACGTAGATATAATGACGATTGGTCAATACTTACAGCCTACCAAAAAACATTTACCAGTTCTGAAATATTACTCCCCAGCGGAATTTGGAGAATTGCGTAAAATTGCCATGAGCAAAGGATTCTCCCATTGCGAAGCTGGTCCACTAGTTAGAAGTAGTTATCATGCAGATGAACAGGTTAACGCTGCTGCTAAGCAAAGACAATTGCAAGGTGAGGAACTTCTAGCTACTCCAAATAGCTAA
- a CDS encoding YutD family protein translates to MIVAEGFTYEIIEDYREAFKEEAFLDRYSEILTKYDYIMGDWGYGQLRLKGFFEDRSHKATFDTKIGTMKDYLYEYCNFGCAYFVVKKTGVAPKIVPVEAIKEVNENLEQDQL, encoded by the coding sequence ATGATAGTTGCAGAAGGCTTTACTTATGAGATTATAGAAGATTATCGTGAGGCATTTAAAGAAGAAGCTTTTTTAGATCGTTATAGTGAAATCTTAACCAAATACGATTATATTATGGGTGATTGGGGCTATGGTCAGCTTCGCCTCAAAGGTTTTTTTGAGGATCGTAGTCATAAAGCTACATTTGACACAAAAATAGGGACGATGAAAGATTATTTATATGAATATTGTAATTTTGGCTGTGCCTATTTTGTCGTAAAGAAAACAGGAGTAGCTCCTAAAATAGTTCCTGTAGAAGCTATAAAAGAAGTAAACGAAAACCTTGAGCAAGATCAATTATGA